The following proteins are encoded in a genomic region of Oncorhynchus kisutch isolate 150728-3 linkage group LG6, Okis_V2, whole genome shotgun sequence:
- the LOC109893214 gene encoding interferon a3-like — MNDLYRQTSELDQCLKALKTRLSKSVKRVNKKMSLHFKFLKHYLKREEYSASGWEDIRTVVLAHLQRLDTTSSK, encoded by the exons ATGAATGACCTCTATCGCCAGACCTCGGAGCTGGACCAATGC TTAAAGGCTCTGAAAACTAGACTATCAAAATCTGTCAAAAGAGTGAACAAAAAGATGAGCCTTCACTTCAAGTTCCTGAAGCATTACTTGAAACGCGAG GAATACAGCGCAAGCGGCTGGGAAGACATAAGGACAGTGGTGCTGGCACACCTACAAAGACTAGACACAACAAGTAGCAAATGA